One stretch of Paenibacillus sp. FSL R5-0341 DNA includes these proteins:
- a CDS encoding aldo/keto reductase, whose amino-acid sequence MKRRILGKTELDVSVLSFGASSLGSVFRDIDRDEGVRTVHAAVDAGMNYIDVSPYYGLTKAETVLGEAIRSLPRSSYILSTKAGRYGESEFDFSRQRILDSVQESLNRLHTDYIDILFLHDIEFVPAEIIVEEAFPTLLRLKEQGVIRQAGICGLPLPLFEKVLPQIDADAIISYCHYSLNDTSLLSLLPLLEKKEIGLVNASPLSMGLLSTRGAPAWHPADERVKQLCLKAARFCAEQGSDIAKLAVQFSTANEQIPTTLVSSANQRNIINNATWIEEPIDQSLLEEVLRILAPMHNETWSSGRPEYNPKHNNMSSEASKGEQ is encoded by the coding sequence ATGAAGAGAAGAATACTTGGCAAGACGGAACTGGACGTATCTGTATTGAGCTTTGGAGCTTCCTCACTCGGTTCTGTATTTCGTGACATTGACCGAGACGAAGGGGTTCGCACCGTACATGCTGCCGTTGATGCGGGGATGAATTACATAGACGTTTCACCTTACTACGGACTGACGAAGGCAGAGACGGTACTGGGTGAAGCCATTCGTAGCTTGCCGCGCAGTTCGTATATTTTATCCACCAAAGCCGGACGGTATGGGGAAAGTGAGTTTGATTTTTCACGTCAGCGGATTCTGGATAGTGTGCAAGAGAGTCTGAATCGACTGCATACGGACTATATTGACATTTTATTCCTGCATGATATTGAATTTGTACCAGCAGAGATTATTGTAGAAGAAGCTTTTCCAACATTGCTGCGGCTGAAAGAGCAGGGAGTTATTCGTCAGGCGGGGATATGCGGATTGCCTTTACCGTTGTTCGAGAAGGTTCTGCCACAGATCGATGCGGATGCCATTATATCGTATTGCCATTATTCATTGAATGATACTTCATTGTTATCGTTGTTGCCTTTGTTGGAAAAGAAAGAAATTGGCCTTGTTAATGCTTCGCCTCTTTCTATGGGCTTGTTAAGTACCCGAGGTGCTCCTGCCTGGCATCCGGCAGATGAACGGGTGAAACAGCTCTGCTTGAAGGCTGCCCGCTTCTGTGCAGAACAAGGCAGTGACATTGCCAAACTGGCTGTTCAATTCTCGACGGCGAATGAACAAATTCCCACAACACTGGTGAGCAGTGCCAACCAACGCAATATCATCAATAACGCAACGTGGATAGAAGAACCGATAGATCAGAGTCTGCTGGAGGAAGTGCTGCGTATTCTGGCTCCAATGCATAATGAGACGTGGTCCAGCGGACGTCCTGAATATAATCCAAAGCACAACAACATGTCATCAGAAGCATCCAAGGGGGAACAATGA
- a CDS encoding PLP-dependent transferase, whose translation MEDNNKLKIESRLAQIGSINEPVTGAINFPIYQSTAFRHPKLGQSTGFDYIRTTNPTRKVLEEAAAALESGDAGFACSSGMAALQTIFAMFGQGDHLIVSLDLYGGTYRLLERILSRFGVTASYVDTNDLAALENVRQPNTKAVFIETPTNPLMMITDVEAVASWAKSYNLLTIVDNTLLTPFFQRPIELGADIIIHSATKYLGGHNDVLAGLIITKGEALSAEMAFLHNSIGAVLSPSDSYQLMKGMKTLALRMERHEYNALTIAKYLLEHPAVGEVYHPGLSDHPGYEVQNKQSTGNTGIFSFKVKDARYVEPLLRHIKLIAFAESLGGVESLMTYPAVQTHADIPLEIRDAVGVDDRLLRFSVGIEHADDLIADLGNALTAAQQEVEGGVHS comes from the coding sequence ATGGAAGACAACAACAAGTTGAAAATCGAAAGCCGCTTAGCACAAATTGGGTCCATCAATGAACCGGTAACAGGCGCCATTAACTTTCCGATCTATCAATCCACTGCGTTTCGCCACCCGAAGCTTGGACAAAGCACGGGGTTTGATTATATTCGTACGACCAACCCAACACGCAAAGTGTTGGAAGAAGCAGCCGCAGCGCTGGAGTCCGGTGATGCAGGGTTCGCCTGTAGCTCGGGTATGGCCGCGCTGCAAACCATCTTTGCCATGTTTGGTCAAGGGGATCATCTGATTGTATCGCTGGATCTGTATGGCGGAACCTATCGTCTGCTTGAACGCATCTTGTCCCGTTTCGGCGTAACTGCAAGTTATGTGGACACGAATGACCTTGCAGCACTGGAGAATGTTCGTCAGCCGAATACAAAAGCTGTATTCATCGAGACACCAACCAATCCACTGATGATGATTACCGATGTTGAAGCTGTCGCTTCCTGGGCGAAAAGTTACAACCTGTTGACGATTGTTGACAACACGTTGTTGACTCCATTTTTCCAACGCCCGATTGAACTGGGTGCCGATATCATCATTCATAGTGCTACCAAATATCTGGGCGGACACAATGATGTGTTAGCCGGATTAATCATAACTAAGGGTGAGGCATTATCTGCGGAAATGGCGTTCCTGCATAATTCAATTGGGGCCGTGTTGTCTCCAAGTGACTCCTACCAGTTGATGAAAGGCATGAAAACGCTGGCTCTTCGCATGGAGCGTCACGAGTACAATGCGCTTACCATTGCCAAATACTTGCTTGAGCATCCAGCGGTGGGTGAAGTTTATCATCCAGGCTTGTCGGATCATCCGGGGTATGAAGTTCAGAATAAACAATCCACGGGTAACACAGGTATCTTCTCTTTCAAAGTGAAGGATGCACGTTATGTTGAACCATTGCTGCGTCATATCAAACTGATCGCTTTTGCCGAAAGTCTTGGTGGCGTAGAATCACTTATGACTTACCCGGCGGTACAAACGCATGCGGATATACCGCTTGAAATTCGTGACGCCGTAGGTGTGGATGACCGTCTGCTTCGATTCTCCGTGGGTATTGAACATGCAGATGATCTGATTGCAGATCTCGGCAATGCTCTGACAGCTGCACAACAGGAAGTGGAAGGAGGCGTGCACTCATGA
- the mqnC gene encoding cyclic dehypoxanthinyl futalosine synthase, whose amino-acid sequence MSTVDRILDKALRGERLDLEDTIELFESNEVDKIGAAANVIMKRMHPEPYRTFVIGRNVNYTNVCDVYCRFCAFYRRPGSDEGYVLPDEVIFQKIQETEDVNGTEILMQGGTNPNLPFSYYTDLLKAIKERFPNITMHSFSPAEIMKMVEVSDGLTLEEVVRAIHEAGLDSLPGGGAEILDDRTRRKISRLKGSWRDWMDVMQTAHRIGMNTTATMVIGLGESMEERALHLLRVREAQDECIANKYDSEGFLAFIPWTFQPDNTNLKLERQTPEEYLKTVAISRLVLDNIKNIQSSWVTMGPEIGKKSLEFGCNDFGSTMIEENVVSAAGATYKVNIESILRLIRESGYIPAQRNTRYDIVRMFDEENSVHEDFVMQN is encoded by the coding sequence ATGAGTACGGTAGACCGTATCTTAGATAAAGCCCTTCGGGGCGAACGTTTGGACTTGGAAGACACGATTGAGCTATTTGAATCGAATGAAGTGGACAAAATCGGGGCAGCTGCTAATGTTATTATGAAACGCATGCACCCTGAACCATACAGAACATTTGTAATTGGGCGTAACGTCAACTACACGAACGTGTGTGATGTGTACTGCCGTTTTTGTGCTTTCTATCGCAGACCTGGTTCGGATGAAGGTTACGTGCTTCCGGATGAAGTTATTTTCCAGAAGATTCAGGAAACGGAAGATGTGAATGGTACCGAGATTCTGATGCAAGGCGGAACGAATCCGAACCTGCCTTTCAGCTATTACACAGACCTGTTGAAAGCCATCAAGGAGCGGTTCCCGAACATCACGATGCACTCGTTCTCACCAGCTGAGATTATGAAAATGGTTGAAGTTTCCGATGGTCTTACATTGGAAGAGGTCGTCCGTGCCATTCACGAAGCTGGTCTGGATTCCTTGCCTGGCGGCGGCGCTGAAATTCTCGATGACCGCACACGTCGGAAGATTAGCCGCTTGAAAGGTTCATGGCGGGATTGGATGGACGTTATGCAAACGGCACACCGCATCGGCATGAACACTACGGCAACAATGGTTATCGGCCTTGGCGAATCGATGGAAGAGCGTGCATTGCACTTGCTCCGTGTACGTGAAGCTCAGGACGAATGTATTGCGAACAAGTATGACTCCGAAGGTTTCCTGGCGTTCATTCCTTGGACTTTCCAACCGGATAATACGAACCTCAAACTGGAACGTCAGACGCCGGAAGAATACTTGAAGACTGTAGCCATCAGCCGACTGGTGCTGGATAATATCAAGAACATTCAATCCTCTTGGGTAACCATGGGTCCTGAGATCGGTAAGAAGTCGCTTGAATTTGGCTGTAATGACTTCGGTAGCACTATGATTGAAGAGAACGTTGTATCTGCTGCTGGTGCAACATATAAAGTTAACATTGAATCCATTCTCCGTTTGATTCGGGAGTCCGGTTATATTCCGGCACAACGTAACACGCGATATGACATCGTGCGCATGTTCGACGAAGAGAATTCCGTGCATGAAGATTTCGTAATGCAGAACTAA
- the corA gene encoding magnesium/cobalt transporter CorA codes for MKIRLVNNGVFIPVDDIQQALTPPAEGFYWIDADVDDLAVLQPLFLMHDLAVEDCLSDEEQRPKIEIYENHYFIVINSIRFDDEEIFLRAVNLFLGRHFIISVTKQKVSELRTLKPILWEQEISTPDRLLYLLVDLIVDNYFTVGDRIEARIEKLEEDILMHTKKSHLNEIIGLRSEILWLKKVLGPQKEVINTLNKKDLRLIDDQLQKYFSDIYENAVKISETFETYRDLMGNLREAYQSSIANRANEIMRVFTAITTVFMPLTVITGIYGMNFTNMPELNWKYSYFVVIGLMVTLGLSMFFIFRKKDWV; via the coding sequence ATGAAAATCCGGTTGGTTAACAACGGTGTATTTATTCCGGTGGACGACATTCAGCAGGCGCTGACTCCACCAGCGGAAGGATTTTACTGGATTGATGCGGACGTAGATGATTTGGCGGTACTTCAGCCGCTGTTCTTGATGCATGATCTGGCAGTGGAAGACTGTCTCAGTGATGAAGAACAACGTCCGAAGATTGAAATTTATGAGAACCATTACTTTATTGTGATTAATAGTATTCGTTTCGATGATGAAGAGATATTTCTACGTGCGGTGAACTTGTTCCTCGGCAGACATTTCATCATTAGTGTTACGAAGCAGAAGGTCAGCGAATTGCGCACACTGAAACCCATCCTGTGGGAACAGGAAATCAGCACACCGGATCGTCTGCTCTACTTGCTGGTTGACTTGATTGTTGATAATTATTTCACCGTAGGTGACCGAATTGAAGCCCGGATCGAGAAGCTTGAGGAAGACATTCTGATGCACACCAAAAAGTCACATCTGAATGAAATCATCGGGCTGCGCAGTGAGATTCTGTGGCTGAAGAAAGTGCTCGGACCTCAGAAAGAGGTTATTAACACACTGAACAAAAAAGATCTGCGTCTCATTGATGATCAGCTGCAAAAGTATTTCAGTGACATCTATGAGAATGCTGTAAAAATATCTGAAACCTTTGAAACATATCGCGACCTGATGGGCAACTTACGAGAAGCCTACCAATCCAGTATTGCGAATCGGGCGAATGAGATCATGCGTGTGTTTACCGCCATTACCACGGTCTTCATGCCGCTGACGGTCATTACCGGTATCTACGGCATGAACTTTACGAATATGCCAGAGCTTAACTGGAAATACAGCTATTTTGTTGTGATTGGCCTGATGGTCACACTGGGCCTGAGCATGTTCTTCATTTTCCGCAAAAAAGACTGGGTATGA
- the metA gene encoding homoserine O-succinyltransferase, whose protein sequence is MPIKIPDTLPAKEVLEGENIFVMDETSAYKQDIRPLRIAILNLMPTKETTETQLLRLVGNTPIQVDVVLVHPKSHTSKNTSQEYLDLFYKTFDEIEHRRFDGMIITGAPVEQMDFEDVNYWNEIQEIFEWTKTNVTSTLHICWASQAGLYHHFDVPKVALDEKCFGVFPHTINKPHVPLLRGFDEVFNVPHSRHTEVRREDIEKNENLEILAESEEAGIFLVATKDGKQIFATGHAEYDPFSLKWEYDRDAAKGLDIALPRHYYPNDDPSRVPPATWRAHANLLFSNWLNYYVYQETPYDIGPQI, encoded by the coding sequence ATGCCAATCAAAATACCCGATACTCTACCAGCAAAAGAAGTACTTGAAGGAGAGAATATCTTCGTCATGGATGAAACTTCTGCATACAAGCAGGATATTCGTCCACTCCGTATCGCTATATTAAACCTGATGCCTACGAAGGAAACGACCGAAACACAATTACTTCGTCTGGTGGGAAACACACCCATTCAGGTGGATGTCGTTCTGGTGCATCCGAAATCCCATACGTCGAAGAATACGTCACAGGAGTATTTGGATTTGTTCTATAAAACCTTCGATGAGATTGAACATCGTCGTTTCGATGGCATGATCATTACGGGTGCCCCTGTGGAACAGATGGATTTCGAAGATGTGAACTATTGGAATGAAATCCAGGAGATCTTCGAATGGACCAAAACCAATGTGACTTCAACTCTGCACATATGTTGGGCTTCCCAGGCAGGTTTGTACCATCATTTTGACGTACCCAAGGTTGCGCTTGATGAAAAGTGTTTTGGCGTCTTCCCGCATACGATCAACAAGCCTCATGTTCCGTTGTTGCGTGGATTCGATGAAGTATTCAACGTTCCACATTCCCGTCATACGGAAGTGAGACGTGAAGATATTGAAAAGAATGAGAATTTAGAGATTTTGGCTGAATCCGAAGAAGCCGGTATTTTCCTGGTTGCTACCAAAGACGGCAAACAGATTTTTGCCACAGGACATGCCGAGTATGACCCCTTCTCATTAAAATGGGAGTATGACCGGGATGCAGCGAAAGGGTTGGATATCGCGCTGCCTAGACATTATTATCCGAATGATGATCCTTCCCGTGTGCCACCGGCTACTTGGCGCGCTCATGCCAACTTATTATTCTCTAATTGGCTCAATTACTATGTGTATCAAGAAACACCTTACGATATTGGCCCGCAAATCTAA
- a CDS encoding PLP-dependent transferase → MSESNNKPNSELKFDTKLLHFGDEIDKTTGASSVPIYQASTFHHFDIFNPPQHDYSRSGNPTRQALEDYITLLEGGARGFAYSSGMAAISSVFMMFSAGDHMIVTEDVYGGTYRLLTSILSRMQIETTFVDMTNIDEVKAALKPNTKAVYMETPSNPTLRITDIAAVTNWSKEHDLITILDNTFMTPYYQRPIELGVDIVVHSATKFLGGHSDVLAGLAVARTESLGVQLKQLQNGLGTVLGAQESWLLMRGMKTLGARMAHSEQSTAKLAAWLNERSDITAVFYPGLEDHPGREAHERQSTGYGAVVSFDVGSGDRAKAVLNRVKLPIVAVSLGAVESILSYPAMMSHAAMPAEVRRDRGITDGLLRFSVGLEDIEDLIVDLEQALQES, encoded by the coding sequence ATGAGTGAGTCCAATAACAAGCCAAATTCCGAGTTGAAATTTGATACCAAATTGCTTCATTTCGGTGATGAGATCGACAAAACAACTGGAGCCTCAAGTGTACCGATCTATCAAGCTTCGACGTTCCATCATTTTGATATTTTCAATCCACCTCAACATGATTACAGTCGTTCGGGTAATCCGACACGTCAGGCTTTGGAAGATTACATCACACTGCTGGAGGGTGGAGCACGAGGATTCGCCTATTCATCGGGAATGGCCGCAATATCCAGCGTGTTCATGATGTTCTCCGCAGGGGATCACATGATTGTAACGGAAGATGTATATGGAGGTACGTATCGTTTGCTTACTTCCATATTAAGCCGTATGCAGATCGAGACGACCTTTGTAGACATGACCAATATAGATGAAGTAAAAGCGGCGCTCAAGCCAAATACCAAGGCGGTTTATATGGAAACACCGTCCAACCCGACACTGCGAATCACGGATATCGCTGCCGTGACTAATTGGTCGAAGGAACACGACCTGATCACGATTCTGGATAACACCTTTATGACACCTTACTATCAGCGTCCAATTGAGCTGGGTGTGGATATCGTCGTACATAGTGCTACCAAGTTTCTCGGGGGTCACAGTGATGTGTTGGCAGGGTTAGCCGTTGCTCGAACGGAATCACTTGGCGTACAACTGAAACAGTTGCAAAATGGACTCGGAACTGTACTTGGTGCACAAGAATCCTGGCTTCTGATGCGCGGCATGAAAACCTTGGGGGCTCGCATGGCTCACAGTGAACAGAGCACAGCCAAACTGGCGGCTTGGCTTAATGAGCGCAGTGATATTACCGCTGTCTTTTATCCAGGGCTGGAGGATCATCCGGGCCGCGAGGCACATGAGCGTCAGTCAACAGGATATGGAGCTGTCGTTTCGTTTGACGTTGGTTCAGGTGATCGGGCAAAAGCAGTCCTTAACCGGGTGAAGCTACCCATTGTTGCTGTAAGCTTGGGAGCTGTGGAGAGTATTTTGTCTTACCCGGCGATGATGTCTCATGCGGCAATGCCGGCTGAGGTTCGCCGTGACCGAGGTATTACAGATGGGTTGCTGCGTTTCTCTGTGGGTCTGGAAGACATTGAAGATCTGATTGTAGATTTGGAACAAGCACTTCAGGAATCCTAG
- a CDS encoding HRDC domain-containing protein has product MNRLSRTSDQNAEYAQLWIGEEDDSWQLGWSRYEEGEREDSIWYEGTSWEELLHIYRHQLAIQMSEGYRPQLQGLFNENEDLKSRSYGGQRLHCYSELYGNEQLYTDLCTWRRKRAVSDRKAPYFIATNRLMRLISAFVPQSIDELMQLPGVGESKATEYGTEWMEITNGLERSTTFPLDWVYTALKEEEYESWLYKQREQKYKQELDKFTTRKQVLEGMKEGYTLEEIVNRSGLSRRELIELLETLDLEGYDTDCLLDVELAVMPENEQEAVWSAYEELGDTFLKPVLHKVYGGEKPDGGSLEQVYERLRMIRIRFRRHAETEQNVG; this is encoded by the coding sequence ATGAACAGATTGTCCAGAACATCAGATCAGAATGCAGAGTATGCGCAGCTATGGATTGGGGAAGAGGATGATAGCTGGCAGCTGGGATGGAGTCGTTACGAGGAAGGAGAGCGTGAGGACAGCATTTGGTACGAAGGGACCTCTTGGGAGGAGCTGCTTCATATCTACCGTCATCAGCTTGCCATACAGATGAGTGAGGGGTACCGACCTCAGTTGCAGGGTTTATTTAACGAGAATGAAGATCTGAAGTCACGCAGTTATGGTGGACAGCGGCTCCATTGTTACAGTGAACTATACGGCAATGAGCAGTTATATACGGATCTGTGCACATGGCGCAGGAAGAGAGCTGTGTCTGACCGGAAGGCACCGTATTTTATTGCAACGAACCGCCTGATGCGTTTGATCAGTGCCTTTGTACCGCAGTCGATAGATGAACTCATGCAACTGCCCGGCGTAGGGGAGAGCAAAGCAACCGAGTATGGTACGGAGTGGATGGAGATTACGAATGGGTTGGAGCGTTCAACGACATTCCCGCTGGACTGGGTATACACAGCACTGAAGGAAGAAGAGTATGAGAGCTGGTTATATAAGCAGAGAGAGCAGAAGTACAAGCAGGAACTCGACAAGTTCACCACGCGCAAGCAAGTGCTTGAAGGTATGAAGGAAGGATATACTTTAGAGGAGATTGTTAATCGATCTGGATTATCCCGACGTGAGTTGATTGAGCTGTTAGAGACACTGGATCTCGAAGGTTATGATACCGATTGTCTTCTGGATGTGGAGCTGGCAGTGATGCCAGAGAACGAACAAGAGGCCGTATGGAGTGCGTATGAGGAGCTGGGAGATACGTTCCTGAAGCCAGTATTACATAAGGTATATGGAGGAGAGAAGCCCGACGGAGGCAGTCTGGAGCAGGTCTATGAAAGACTACGCATGATTCGAATCCGCTTTCGTCGGCATGCAGAGACAGAGCAGAATGTAGGTTAG